CGAGTTGGGGTCCGTCCTGTCTATGTCAAGAGTTGTCCTGCAAAACCTGACACTTGTTCCCCTTCGCAGCATCTATAATGGCAATCGAGTTTCCGACCCTCGCCTGTCTTGGAAATCCATGGCAACGAGGGCGAGAGTGGCGAGCAATGAAAAGCGCCATTCGAGGGTGCAGGGGGAAACGCCTGCGCCTCCCGTGTTTGGAAAGGAAACGCTCGCCAGGGTAGTTCCCCTTGCCGCGTTCCTGCTGCAATCAGAATTGAGAAGACGCCGTCGGTGGCCGCTAGTTACGGACTCGCAGTTGCCAACGACAAGCGACGAACGACCAACGACGTGTTACTCACCGACAAATTCGGCCGCTCCATTCACGATCTCCGTATCTCGATTACGGACCGGTGCAACTACCGCTGTGTCTATTGCCGTACGGGAACCAATGGCGCGGCCTACGCCGAGTTGCCCTTTGCCGACTATCTGCGAATGGTGCGCGTTCTGGTCGGACTCGGCATCACGAAAGTCCGGCTGACCGGCGGAGAGCCGCTGCTGCGCAAAGGGATCGTGGATTTTGTGCGTGAGCTGTCGAAGCTGCGCACGCACGAAGGCAAGAAGTTGGATATCGCGATGACGACCAACGGGCATCTACTGGCCGAGATCGCACAGCCGTTGAAAGATGCGGGGCTGGACCGCGTTACTGTGAGTATGGATGCGGTCGATCCCGAGCGCTTTGCCCGCATCACGCGGGTACCCAACGGATTCGAGAGTGTGCTCGCAGGCGTTCGCGAATCTCGCCGCATCGGTCTCGACCCGGTCAAAGTCAATTGCGTGCTCCTGCGCGGCTTCAACGAAGATCAGATCATCCCGTTCGGTATGTTCGCGCGCGAAGAAGGTGTCGTCGTCCGTTTTATTGAATTCATGCCGCTCGAAGAAGACCGGGTGTGGACCCCGGAGATTGTTGTTCGACTCGATGAGATCATCGCGCGCATGTCGGAATACAAGCCACTGGTTGAAATTCCACATGAACGGAGTGAAACTGCCCGCCGCTACAGGTTCGACGATGGTGTCGGCGA
The DNA window shown above is from Acidobacteriota bacterium and carries:
- the moaA gene encoding GTP 3',8-cyclase MoaA, translated to MAASYGLAVANDKRRTTNDVLLTDKFGRSIHDLRISITDRCNYRCVYCRTGTNGAAYAELPFADYLRMVRVLVGLGITKVRLTGGEPLLRKGIVDFVRELSKLRTHEGKKLDIAMTTNGHLLAEIAQPLKDAGLDRVTVSMDAVDPERFARITRVPNGFESVLAGVRESRRIGLDPVKVNCVLLRGFNEDQIIPFGMFAREEGVVVRFIEFMPLEEDRVWTPEIVVRLDEIIARMSEYKPLVEIPHERSETARRYRFDDGVGEIGIIAPVSHPFCGHCSRIRLTSDGKIRTCLFSVWDHDLYELMRRGASDEKLAEFIVGVVEKKEARHHIGEPGFVPASRTMVHIGG